One stretch of Caldinitratiruptor microaerophilus DNA includes these proteins:
- a CDS encoding ribbon-helix-helix domain-containing protein, with the protein MATVKKIVYLTDDQERILKRLAEEEGLSETEIVRRAIEAYSRARTRDPLLDTIGIAQGGPEDGAVNHDRYLYARK; encoded by the coding sequence ATGGCGACGGTCAAGAAGATCGTCTACTTGACCGACGACCAGGAACGGATCCTCAAGCGCCTGGCCGAGGAGGAAGGGCTGAGCGAGACGGAGATCGTCCGGCGGGCCATCGAGGCGTACAGCCGGGCCCGCACCCGCGACCCGCTGCTGGACACCATCGGCATCGCCCAGGGCGGGCCGGAGGACGGGGCGGTGAACCATGACCGCTACCTTTACGCCCGGAAGTAA
- a CDS encoding type II secretion system F family protein has protein sequence MIPAFVLFVASVTAFAYTLLAPPPLRPRRVPLIRRQAWSDALAARLPRPVQARLDAVGWPPTSAVALILGGILAALLFLPALGFKALLLALAVAGLSLWSLEGEYRRWQAEIFRELPMLADLLEIHLAAGDTPLRALAGAAPLLSGPLRLQVQQALARAALGQDFSAAVHSLGQVTGRPEMAAVAARLAAALQARATGQEAFATLSDSLRRTAEAEVREVSRRMPAAFALIAMLGLFNLAVVIGGPILLASLHSLARP, from the coding sequence ATGATCCCCGCCTTCGTCCTGTTCGTCGCCAGCGTCACCGCCTTCGCTTACACCCTGCTCGCGCCGCCGCCGCTCCGGCCGCGGCGGGTGCCCCTCATCCGGCGCCAAGCATGGTCGGACGCTTTGGCCGCTCGCCTGCCGCGCCCGGTCCAGGCGCGCCTTGACGCCGTAGGGTGGCCGCCCACCAGCGCGGTCGCCCTGATCCTGGGCGGCATTCTGGCTGCGCTCCTTTTCCTGCCCGCGCTCGGGTTCAAGGCGCTTCTGCTCGCCCTCGCCGTGGCCGGCCTGTCCCTCTGGTCCCTGGAGGGCGAGTACCGGCGCTGGCAGGCCGAGATCTTCCGGGAGCTGCCCATGCTGGCCGACCTCTTGGAGATCCACCTCGCCGCCGGTGACACGCCACTCAGAGCCCTCGCCGGGGCCGCCCCCCTCCTCTCCGGCCCCCTCCGCTTACAGGTGCAGCAGGCCCTCGCCCGGGCGGCACTCGGCCAGGACTTCTCCGCTGCGGTCCACTCTCTGGGTCAGGTGACCGGCCGCCCCGAGATGGCCGCCGTCGCCGCGCGGCTTGCCGCCGCGCTCCAGGCTCGCGCCACGGGCCAGGAGGCCTTCGCCACCCTGTCCGACTCCCTCCGCCGTACGGCGGAGGCCGAGGTCCGGGAGGTCTCCCGCCGGATGCCCGCCGCCTTCGCCCTCATCGCCATGCTTGGGCTCTTCAACCTGGCGGTGGTGATCGGCGGGCCGATCCTCCTGGCCTCGCTCCACTCGCTTGCCCGCCCTTGA
- a CDS encoding CpaF family protein: MAKVNLHDEILRRRRTHEGHRTASAGELVTARLLQRHAPAVARALADPGAAQEAREAISAALRMESLTSGERDALARQLASQVLGFGKLQPLVDDPTVTEVLVNGPGSVWVERAGRLERAAIDVSGPELLHLAQRLAAQAGRELTENRPLALLTLEGGIRVRIVQAPATRQGVVMAIRKPPSPGRPIGPQELVALGSLTPDMLDFFALAVRARLNILVLGETGSGKTTVIRNLLRFVSPEERLVIVEQAAELVLGDPDLHVVNLEAVERPRDPIPIYELFRAALQLRPDRFVLGELTGPHEAADLIEAMSAAFRGGITSFHGDSPEDVIRRLTLLLMRAGFQLSEDQTRRMLHETLDLLVFCRRFRQDGSRKVVRVVEVCSLDSGEPFRDLFRFRYRGLDPGGRVVGDFEYRAHLTAPRRRRAWEFGVPFPEEFGGTGEDEQP; encoded by the coding sequence GTGGCTAAGGTCAACCTGCACGACGAGATCCTTCGTCGGCGCCGTACCCACGAGGGCCACCGGACGGCCAGCGCTGGGGAACTCGTCACCGCCCGGCTACTGCAGCGTCACGCCCCGGCCGTTGCCCGCGCCCTGGCGGACCCGGGGGCCGCCCAGGAAGCCCGGGAGGCCATTTCCGCCGCCCTCCGGATGGAGAGCCTCACCTCCGGCGAGCGCGACGCCCTGGCCCGCCAGCTCGCCAGCCAGGTCCTCGGCTTCGGCAAGCTCCAACCCCTGGTGGACGACCCCACCGTCACCGAAGTGCTCGTCAACGGCCCCGGCTCCGTGTGGGTGGAGCGGGCCGGCCGCCTCGAGCGCGCCGCCATCGACGTTTCCGGCCCCGAGCTCCTCCACCTCGCCCAGCGCCTTGCCGCCCAGGCCGGGCGGGAGCTCACCGAGAACCGCCCTCTTGCCCTCCTCACCCTGGAAGGCGGCATCCGGGTCCGCATCGTCCAGGCGCCCGCCACCCGACAGGGGGTCGTCATGGCGATCCGCAAGCCCCCGTCCCCCGGGCGGCCCATCGGGCCCCAGGAGCTCGTCGCACTGGGTTCTCTCACCCCGGACATGCTCGACTTCTTCGCCCTCGCCGTACGGGCCAGGCTCAACATCCTCGTCCTGGGCGAGACCGGCAGCGGCAAGACGACGGTCATTCGCAACCTCCTGCGCTTCGTCTCCCCGGAGGAGCGCCTCGTCATCGTCGAGCAGGCCGCCGAGCTGGTCCTGGGCGACCCGGACCTCCACGTTGTCAACCTGGAGGCCGTCGAGCGACCCCGTGACCCCATCCCCATCTACGAGCTCTTCCGGGCCGCGCTCCAGCTCCGGCCCGACCGCTTCGTCCTGGGCGAACTCACCGGCCCCCACGAGGCCGCCGACCTCATCGAGGCCATGAGCGCGGCTTTCCGGGGCGGCATCACCTCCTTCCATGGCGACTCGCCGGAGGACGTGATCCGCCGCCTCACCCTCCTCCTCATGCGGGCCGGGTTCCAGCTCAGCGAGGACCAGACCCGGCGGATGCTCCACGAGACGCTGGACCTCCTCGTTTTCTGCCGGCGCTTCCGCCAGGACGGCAGTCGCAAGGTGGTCCGGGTGGTCGAGGTCTGCTCCCTCGACAGCGGCGAGCCTTTCCGGGATCTCTTCCGCTTCCGCTACCGCGGCCTGGACCCAGGCGGCCGCGTCGTCGGCGACTTCGAGTACCGCGCCCACCTGACGGCGCCCCGGCGCCGCCGCGCCTGGGAGTTCGGCGTCCCCTTCCCTGAGGAGTTCGGCGGCACGGGGGAGGACGAGCAGCCGTGA
- a CDS encoding AAA family ATPase has protein sequence MSLSVPRPAFGRAASPSDPPPVAPSFRPRLLCAVWGPKGGVGKSTVAANLAAAIARTGRPVLALDLDLRAPALGVHFGLASPGGLATLLGEAVTTDTVRHHARPAPGAPGVHVLTASPSDLLSLGAEEADRLIAACLDAWDVVVADCASPIDEATTFAALRAATLVYLVVDQDRVAVETAWEALRLAADAGIPRDRVRLVVNRYLPGYGIPVSAIEQYLGLRARAVIPAQPLAYLRAVQEGKPCGLSLNGKPDNPWARLAADALGTEAPAAPRHGFLTRLFRRRTREVVGRG, from the coding sequence ATGTCGCTCTCCGTGCCCCGGCCCGCCTTCGGGCGGGCCGCATCGCCATCCGACCCGCCTCCCGTGGCCCCCAGCTTCCGACCCCGGCTCCTCTGCGCCGTTTGGGGCCCCAAGGGCGGGGTCGGAAAGTCCACTGTCGCCGCCAACTTGGCCGCCGCCATCGCCCGAACCGGGCGGCCGGTCCTCGCCCTCGACCTCGATCTCCGGGCGCCCGCCCTGGGTGTCCACTTCGGGCTCGCTTCGCCCGGCGGTCTGGCCACGCTCCTCGGGGAGGCGGTCACCACCGACACCGTCCGGCACCACGCCCGCCCGGCCCCCGGGGCCCCGGGCGTCCACGTCCTCACCGCCTCCCCCTCCGACCTCCTCAGCCTCGGCGCGGAAGAGGCCGACCGCCTGATCGCCGCCTGCCTCGACGCCTGGGACGTGGTGGTGGCGGACTGCGCCTCGCCCATCGACGAAGCCACCACCTTCGCCGCCCTGCGTGCCGCGACCCTGGTTTACCTCGTCGTGGACCAGGACCGCGTCGCGGTGGAGACGGCCTGGGAGGCCCTCCGCCTCGCCGCCGACGCCGGCATCCCCCGGGACCGCGTGCGCCTCGTCGTCAACCGCTACCTGCCCGGCTACGGCATCCCCGTGAGTGCCATCGAACAGTACCTGGGCCTGCGCGCCCGGGCCGTCATCCCGGCCCAGCCCTTGGCCTACCTGCGCGCCGTCCAGGAGGGAAAGCCTTGCGGCCTCAGCCTGAACGGCAAGCCGGACAACCCCTGGGCCCGCCTGGCCGCCGACGCCCTCGGCACCGAAGCCCCGGCGGCCCCCCGTCACGGCTTCCTGACCCGCCTCTTCCGCCGCCGGACCCGGGAGGTGGTCGGCCGTGGCTAA
- a CDS encoding TA system antitoxin ParD family protein: MATLSVRVPDELKRVLEARAKGQHRQPSDQVRRYLEIAMIAEDNPDLSFQMIEAILEAQAELDAGLAEPYEFGDVGGDAGVQG, translated from the coding sequence ATGGCCACGCTCTCGGTCCGGGTCCCGGACGAGCTGAAGCGTGTCCTGGAAGCCCGGGCGAAGGGTCAGCATCGTCAGCCTTCGGACCAGGTGCGGCGCTACCTGGAGATCGCCATGATCGCCGAAGACAACCCGGACCTGTCGTTCCAGATGATCGAGGCGATCCTTGAGGCCCAGGCAGAACTGGACGCGGGGCTTGCCGAGCCGTACGAGTTCGGGGACGTCGGCGGAGATGCAGGGGTTCAGGGTTGA
- a CDS encoding type II toxin-antitoxin system RelE/ParE family toxin — protein MQGFRVEAAPRFNRMAKKLPPEVKRALDEEIRRIAENPYKGDRKKGVLRDVFVEKFEAQSARWLLAYRVQPDRQVVQLLAIGQHENFYRDLSRYLSGR, from the coding sequence ATGCAGGGGTTCAGGGTTGAGGCCGCCCCCAGGTTCAACCGGATGGCGAAGAAGCTGCCGCCTGAGGTCAAGCGGGCCTTGGATGAGGAGATCCGCCGCATCGCCGAGAACCCGTACAAGGGGGACCGAAAGAAAGGCGTCCTTCGGGACGTGTTCGTGGAGAAGTTCGAGGCGCAGAGCGCCAGGTGGCTTCTGGCGTATCGTGTCCAACCAGATCGTCAGGTTGTGCAGCTCTTGGCCATCGGGCAGCACGAGAACTTCTACCGGGATCTGAGCCGGTACCTCAGCGGGAGGTGA